From Micromonospora echinaurantiaca:
AACAGGTTCGCCGGTTCGTGCCCGTACAGCCAGGTGGGGATGGCCAGCCCACCGGTGCGCGCCCAGTCCAGGTCCAGGCCGCGCTGACGGGGCACGGCCGTCGGCGCGTACCGCTCGCGGACCTGGAGCGCGACCGCCGTGTAGCGGTCGTGGTCGGTGAAGTCGGGGGCCGTGGCGAGCAGGTCGATCGCCGCGGTCAGTTCCTCGGCGGGGCGGGGGGCGAGGTAGGCGCCGAGGTTCGCCGCCTCCATCACCCCGGGCCCGCCGCCGGTGACCACCAGTCGGTCGGCCCGGGCCAGCTCCCAGCCCAGCACGGCGGCCATCCGGTACGGGACGCTGCCACGCGGCACCGCGTGGCCGCCCATCACGCCGACCACCGACTGCGGCCCGTGCACGGCCAGCCAGGCGCGGGTGGCGTCGGCCAGTGCGTTGTCCACGCCGTGGTCGTGCAGCCGCTGCCCGAGCGCCTCCTTCACCTCCGGCAGCGCCCCGCCGTGCGCGCGGAAGTGCTCGTAGACCCGGGTGTCGTACATCCCGGCGAACCCGGCCTCGGCGAAGCCGGCGGCGAGGTCCTCCGGGGTGTAGAGGTGCGACGGCTGGGTCGGGTACGGCAGCCCGGAGAACGGTGGCACCACGTTCGCGCCGCGCCGGACCAGGTCGGCGCCGACCTCCCGGTTGGCGAACCGGCAGCCGACGAAGAG
This genomic window contains:
- a CDS encoding LOG family protein — encoded protein: MPTPPPADVIEPHICTDEIETRAAFDERLATGSLAGLTVQGLRLDLDPVPDLTAVPVTGTLFVGCRFANREVGADLVRRGANVVPPFSGLPYPTQPSHLYTPEDLAAGFAEAGFAGMYDTRVYEHFRAHGGALPEVKEALGQRLHDHGVDNALADATRAWLAVHGPQSVVGVMGGHAVPRGSVPYRMAAVLGWELARADRLVVTGGGPGVMEAANLGAYLAPRPAEELTAAIDLLATAPDFTDHDRYTAVALQVRERYAPTAVPRQRGLDLDWARTGGLAIPTWLYGHEPANLFAGRIAKYFSNAIREDTILRLARGGIVFAPGRAGTLQEVFQAATKTYYGTDGASGAYVFLDRAYWTRELPVESLLRPLLAASPFGDLSATVHLTDDVHEAVRLLTASA